In one Lolium rigidum isolate FL_2022 chromosome 3, APGP_CSIRO_Lrig_0.1, whole genome shotgun sequence genomic region, the following are encoded:
- the LOC124703367 gene encoding uncharacterized protein LOC124703367 has product MEGTNLPPGNTMQGTPYGSLNVHGSSMQMHAPNSGKQLFNQSQMPGNFTMPVNRATEPDNPGFQFGEQGKNDHHHHRSHHSKNSVSDDEEHDMTEETDTHSGKGKKGSAWHRMKWTGSMVKLLITAASYTGEDPGADPSSGKRNITIMQKKGKWKAISKVMGERGCSVSPQQCEDKFNDLNKRYKRLTDILGRGTACTIVDNPALLDRMNNLSDKMKEDARKILNSKHLFYEEMCSYHNNNRVNLPEDLALQHSLQVALRCKEEHDPRRDASGDAEEDEQSADSDYEEHDEEHHTVHTNARGTSMKKRMCHAVDHGDVGFTTPSSNDNSGRFDPHSITLDINKVCPDGTNLSSGLKDLASQAVELQKRRLQIEVQELELTKQRLKWERFRKKKDREIERMALENEQMMLETKRLELQLRHKELELKLKGNENHA; this is encoded by the coding sequence ATGGAAGGCACTAACCTACCCCCTGGAAACACGATGCAAGGAACTCCTTATGGCAGCTTGAATGTGCATGGTAGCTCCATGCAAATGCATGCTCCAAACTCAGGAAAACAGCTATTCAACCAATCTCAGATGCCAGGGAATTTCACAATGCCTGTCAACCGGGCTACGGAACCTGATAACCCTGGATTTCAGTttggagaacaaggaaaaaatgatcaccaccaccaccgcagtcATCACTCGAAGAACTCTGTCAGTGATGATGAGGAGCATGATATGACCGAGGAGACTGATACCCATAGCGGCAAAGGCAAGAAGGGCTCTGCGTGGCATCGGATGAAGTGGACAGGTTCGATGGTTAAGCTTTTGATCACCGCAGCATCTTACACAGGGGAGGATCCTGGGGCTGATCCGAGCAGCGGGAAGAGGAACATTACAATAATGCAGAAGAAGGGCAAATGGAAAGCAATATCTAAGGTCATGGGCGAAAGAGGCTGCAGCGTGTCACCGCAACAGTGCGAGGATAAGTTCAATGACCTCAACAAGAGATATAAAAGGCTTACGGATATCCTTGGTCGTGGCACTGCTTGCACTATTGTGGACAATCCAGCACTTCTTGATCGCATGAATAATCTTTCCGATAAGATGAAAGAAGATGCAAGGAAGATATTGAACTCTAAGCACTTATTCTATGAAGAGATGTGTTCCTATCATAACAACAACCGCGTGAATTTACCTGAAGATCTCGCACTTCAGCACTCACTACAGGTTGCTCTTAGATGTAAAGAGGAGCATGATCCGAGGAGGGATGCAAGTGGAGATGCCGAAGAAGATGAGCAGAGTGCAGATTCTGATTACGAGGAGCATGATGAAGAGCATCACACGGTTCATACCAATGCGAGGGGTACATCCATGAAGAAAAGAATGTGTCATGCGGTGGATCATGGTGATGTGGGTTTTACCACCCCAAGCTCGAATGATAATAGTGGGAGGTTCGATCCCCATAGCATCACATTGGATATCAACAAAGTTTGTCCGGATGGAACCAACTTGTCTTCTGGGCTGAAGGACTTGGCTTCACAAGCAGTAGAGCTTCAGAAACGTCGCTTGCAGATTGAAGTACAGGAACTGGAACTAACAAAGCAACGTCTCAAGTGGGAGAGGTTTAGGAAGAAGAAGGATAGGGAAATTGAAAGGATGGCGTTGGAGAATGAACAAATGATGCTTGAGACTAAGCGTTTGGAACTTCAGCTAAGACACAAGGAGCTAGAACTTAAGCTAAAAGGCAATgaaaatcatgcatga
- the LOC124699393 gene encoding cytochrome b-c1 complex subunit 6-1, mitochondrial-like — MADEEPVDPKKYLEDRCKPQCVKPFYAYEKCVKRVEADDTGHKHCTGQYFDYLSCVDKCVASKLFEKLK; from the exons AT GGCGGATGAGGAACCTGTTGACCCAAAGAAGTATCTTGAGGACCGTTGCAAGCCACAATGTGTAAAACCATTTTATGCTTATGAG AAATGTGTTAAGAGAGTCGAGGCTGACGATACTGGGCACAAGCACTGCACTGGGCAATATTTTGACTATTTGTCATGCGTCGACAAGTGT GTAGCCTCAAAGCTCTTTGAAAAGCTCAAATGA